DNA sequence from the Deferribacterota bacterium genome:
TGGTAGTGCCCCTTTGATTGTGCAGATATCAGAAGCAAGCTCTAAAGACCTCTCTAAGATTTCATTAAAATCCCAGTTATTTAATAATCCTAGGATATTTACAGCGGAAAAAGCATCCCCTGCACCTACTTCATCTACAAGAGCTTTTTCTAAAGGTTTTTTACCTTTTAAATGCAGATCCTCTTTAGTATATATTTCTGCACCTTCACTACCTTTTGTTAGCATGATTGCATCTAAATTATAATTGTGAGCTACTTCTTTTAGGCTCACTCTATCTACTTCTTTAGAAAAAAGAGTAATAAATTCAGTTTTATTTAATTTAAGGATATGAATATCTTTTAAAAGCTTTAGAACATCTGTTTTTCTCCACCATGGTGCTCTAAGGTTTAGATCTATAAATTTATAACAATCTATTGTCCTTTTAATAATTTTAAGTGTTTCTGTATTTACATTGCTTCTTAGAGCAAGTGTACCGTGATATAGAAGGGATTTTTTAGGGAGTTTTTT
Encoded proteins:
- a CDS encoding PfkB family carbohydrate kinase, yielding MKYNIIIFGEVLFDVYPDNVEKLGGAPFNVACHLKALGCEPILITAIGDDKRGKKVKDAIKKWELKKSIITTYKNHPTGACNVINNNGVTSFEIPDKQAFDFIKIDDDTLKKLPKKSLLYHGTLALRSNVNTETLKIIKRTIDCYKFIDLNLRAPWWRKTDVLKLLKDIHILKLNKTEFITLFSKEVDRVSLKEVAHNYNLDAIMLTKGSEGAEIYTKEDLHLKGKKPLEKALVDEVGAGDAFSAVNILGLLNNWDFNEILERSLELASDICTIKGALPNNLNFYKKYIEKWGIK